A single window of Pungitius pungitius chromosome 20, fPunPun2.1, whole genome shotgun sequence DNA harbors:
- the snx9b gene encoding sorting nexin-9b isoform X2, with protein MALKAQALYDFLAEAGNNELSVKEGETLTITNRSIGGGWIEAQNSRGEVGLVPEDYIEFGKPLPSFPGAAAPPPSLGNVATQDLSIFDSLAPAASAPAQYQVDAGGLSPQPGTPDTPVSPYLSSPDEASNGNDPWSVWNSDPSGGSNNNWASNPEGTQTGKSPAEPWNAASQGHPQAYQGPGAEYDEWDDEWDDKSTGGYPESESGEGGAMQRGGAHAPSMKISLNKFPGFSKSGPELYLLCKQLTKGKEKLTIYMGEVGPVWSYPETQLDCVVADPKKGSKLYGLKSYIEYQITPNTTNRPVNHRYKHFDWLYERLLDKFGSAIPIPSLPDKQVTGRFEEEFIKMRMERLQGWMTRMCRHPIVSCSDVFQIFLSYKDEKDWKTGKRKAEKDETVGVMIFTTIEPEAPDLDPVEVEQKCEQFSRFTKAMDDGVKEILTVGNEHWKRCTGPLPKEYQRIGKAFQNLSSVFNSSGYQGESTLTDAMTAAGKTYEEIAQMVAEQPKKDLHFVMETNNEYKGLLGCFPDTIGVHKAAIEKVKEGDKLVAAGKIAPQDKVTMAKRVSTMSYALQAEMNHFHSNRIYDYNRVMQLYLEEQVKFYETIAAKLRQAHSQFTTM; from the exons ATGGCGCTGAAG GCACAAGCTTTATATGACTTCCTCGCCGAGGCTGGAAACAACGAGTTGTCAGTGAAAGAAGGCGAGACCCTTACGATCACCAATCGG AGTATCGGAGGCGGCTGGATTGAAGCACAGAACTCCAGAGGGGAGGTTGGACTGGTGCCAGAAGACTACATCGAG TTTGGAAAGCCGTTGCCGTCGTTCCCGGGAGCTGCAGCCCCTCCTCCAAGTTTAGGAAATGTTGCCACTCAAGACTTGTCCATCTTTGATTCCTTAGCTCCTGCAGCATCTGCACCGGCACAATACCAG GTGGATGCTGGGGGCTTAAGTCCCCAGCCAGGCACCCCCGACACCCCAGTTTCCCCCTACCTTTCGTCCCCCGATGAG GCTAGCAACGGTAATGACCCCTGGTCCGTGTGGAACTCGGACCCCTCAGGGGGCTCCAACAATAACTGGGCGTCCAATCCGGAGGGAACCCAGACTGGGAAGAGTCCGGCTGAACCTTGGAACGCCGCGTCCCAGGGCCACCCTCAGGCTTACCAGGGTCCAG GCGCCGAGTATGACGAGTGGGATGACGAGTGGGACGACAAGTCCACCGGAGGTTACCCCGAGTCAGAGTCCGGAGAGGGCGGCGCGATGCAGAGGGGAGGAGCTCATGCGCCTTCAATGAAAATCTCCCTCAACAA GTTCCCCGGGTTCTCCAAGTCTGGTCCAGAGCTCTACCTCTTATGCAAGCAGCTCACTAAGGGCAAAGAGAAGCTAACCATCTAT ATGGGAGAAGTTGGTCCGGTGTGGTCTTACCCAGAAACTCAGCTCGACTGCGTGGTGGCTGATCCCAAGAAAGGCTCAAAGCTGTACGGCCTCAAGAGCTACATCGAGTACCAAATCACACCCAAT ACCACCAACCGACCGGTCAACCACAGATACAAGCACTTTGATTGGCTGTATGAGAGGCTTCTTGACAAGTTTGGCTCAGCCATCCCCATCCCGTCTTTACCAGACAAGCAGGTGACCG GGCGATTTGAGGAGGAGTTCATTAAGATGCGTATGGAGCGGTTGCAGGGCTGGATGACCAGGATGTGCAGACACCCCATCGTTTCCTGCAGCGATGTATTCCAGATCTTCCTCAGCTACAAGGATGAGAAG GACTGGAAGACGGGGAAGAGAAAAGCAGAGAAGGACGAGACAGTGGGAGTGATGATCTTCACCACGATAGAGCCTGAAGCTCCGGACCTGGATCCTGTGGAAGT GGAGCAGAAGTGTGAGCAGTTCAGCAGGTTCACCAAAGCCATGGACGACGGGGTGAAGGAAATCCTCACCGTGGGCAACGAGCACTGGAAGAGATGCACAGGCC CGCTGCCGAAGGAGTACCAGCGGATCGGCAAAGCCTTCCAAAACCTCTCCTCCGTCTTCAACAGCAGCGGATACCAAG GCGAGTCAACCCTGACGGATGCCATGACGGCAGCAGGCAAGACGTATGAGGAAATAGCTCAGATGGTGGCCGAGCAG CCCAAGAAAGACCTCCACTTTGTCATGGAGACCAACAATGAATATAAGGGGCTTCTCGGATGCTTCCCTGACACCATCGGAGTCCATAAG GCGGCCATAGAGAAGGTGAAGGAGGGAGACAAGCTTGTGGCTGCCGGTAAAATCGCCCCCCAGGACAAAGTGACGATGGCTAAGCGAGTGAGCACAATGTCGTACGCGTTACAAG CTGAGATGAACCACTTCCATAGCAACCGTATCTACGACTACAACAGGGTCATGCAGTTGTACTTGGAGGAGCAGGTCAAATTTTACGAGACG ATTGCTGCAAAGCTGCGACAAGCACACAGTCAGTTCACTACTATGTGA
- the snx9b gene encoding sorting nexin-9b isoform X4 — translation MALKAQALYDFLAEAGNNELSVKEGETLTITNRSIGGGWIEAQNSRGEVGLVPEDYIEFGKPLPSFPGAAAPPPSLGNVATQDLSIFDSLAPAASAPAQYQASNGNDPWSVWNSDPSGGSNNNWASNPEGTQTGKSPAEPWNAASQGHPQAYQGPGAEYDEWDDEWDDKSTGGYPESESGEGGAMQRGGAHAPSMKISLNKFPGFSKSGPELYLLCKQLTKGKEKLTIYMGEVGPVWSYPETQLDCVVADPKKGSKLYGLKSYIEYQITPNTTNRPVNHRYKHFDWLYERLLDKFGSAIPIPSLPDKQVTGRFEEEFIKMRMERLQGWMTRMCRHPIVSCSDVFQIFLSYKDEKDWKTGKRKAEKDETVGVMIFTTIEPEAPDLDPVEVEQKCEQFSRFTKAMDDGVKEILTVGNEHWKRCTGPLPKEYQRIGKAFQNLSSVFNSSGYQGESTLTDAMTAAGKTYEEIAQMVAEQPKKDLHFVMETNNEYKGLLGCFPDTIGVHKAAIEKVKEGDKLVAAGKIAPQDKVTMAKRVSTMSYALQAEMNHFHSNRIYDYNRVMQLYLEEQVKFYETIAAKLRQAHSQFTTM, via the exons ATGGCGCTGAAG GCACAAGCTTTATATGACTTCCTCGCCGAGGCTGGAAACAACGAGTTGTCAGTGAAAGAAGGCGAGACCCTTACGATCACCAATCGG AGTATCGGAGGCGGCTGGATTGAAGCACAGAACTCCAGAGGGGAGGTTGGACTGGTGCCAGAAGACTACATCGAG TTTGGAAAGCCGTTGCCGTCGTTCCCGGGAGCTGCAGCCCCTCCTCCAAGTTTAGGAAATGTTGCCACTCAAGACTTGTCCATCTTTGATTCCTTAGCTCCTGCAGCATCTGCACCGGCACAATACCAG GCTAGCAACGGTAATGACCCCTGGTCCGTGTGGAACTCGGACCCCTCAGGGGGCTCCAACAATAACTGGGCGTCCAATCCGGAGGGAACCCAGACTGGGAAGAGTCCGGCTGAACCTTGGAACGCCGCGTCCCAGGGCCACCCTCAGGCTTACCAGGGTCCAG GCGCCGAGTATGACGAGTGGGATGACGAGTGGGACGACAAGTCCACCGGAGGTTACCCCGAGTCAGAGTCCGGAGAGGGCGGCGCGATGCAGAGGGGAGGAGCTCATGCGCCTTCAATGAAAATCTCCCTCAACAA GTTCCCCGGGTTCTCCAAGTCTGGTCCAGAGCTCTACCTCTTATGCAAGCAGCTCACTAAGGGCAAAGAGAAGCTAACCATCTAT ATGGGAGAAGTTGGTCCGGTGTGGTCTTACCCAGAAACTCAGCTCGACTGCGTGGTGGCTGATCCCAAGAAAGGCTCAAAGCTGTACGGCCTCAAGAGCTACATCGAGTACCAAATCACACCCAAT ACCACCAACCGACCGGTCAACCACAGATACAAGCACTTTGATTGGCTGTATGAGAGGCTTCTTGACAAGTTTGGCTCAGCCATCCCCATCCCGTCTTTACCAGACAAGCAGGTGACCG GGCGATTTGAGGAGGAGTTCATTAAGATGCGTATGGAGCGGTTGCAGGGCTGGATGACCAGGATGTGCAGACACCCCATCGTTTCCTGCAGCGATGTATTCCAGATCTTCCTCAGCTACAAGGATGAGAAG GACTGGAAGACGGGGAAGAGAAAAGCAGAGAAGGACGAGACAGTGGGAGTGATGATCTTCACCACGATAGAGCCTGAAGCTCCGGACCTGGATCCTGTGGAAGT GGAGCAGAAGTGTGAGCAGTTCAGCAGGTTCACCAAAGCCATGGACGACGGGGTGAAGGAAATCCTCACCGTGGGCAACGAGCACTGGAAGAGATGCACAGGCC CGCTGCCGAAGGAGTACCAGCGGATCGGCAAAGCCTTCCAAAACCTCTCCTCCGTCTTCAACAGCAGCGGATACCAAG GCGAGTCAACCCTGACGGATGCCATGACGGCAGCAGGCAAGACGTATGAGGAAATAGCTCAGATGGTGGCCGAGCAG CCCAAGAAAGACCTCCACTTTGTCATGGAGACCAACAATGAATATAAGGGGCTTCTCGGATGCTTCCCTGACACCATCGGAGTCCATAAG GCGGCCATAGAGAAGGTGAAGGAGGGAGACAAGCTTGTGGCTGCCGGTAAAATCGCCCCCCAGGACAAAGTGACGATGGCTAAGCGAGTGAGCACAATGTCGTACGCGTTACAAG CTGAGATGAACCACTTCCATAGCAACCGTATCTACGACTACAACAGGGTCATGCAGTTGTACTTGGAGGAGCAGGTCAAATTTTACGAGACG ATTGCTGCAAAGCTGCGACAAGCACACAGTCAGTTCACTACTATGTGA
- the snx9b gene encoding sorting nexin-9b isoform X3: MALKAQALYDFLAEAGNNELSVKEGETLTITNRSIGGGWIEAQNSRGEVGLVPEDYIEFGKPLPSFPGAAAPPPSLGNVATQDLSIFDSLAPAASAPAQYQASNGNDPWSVWNSDPSGGSNNNWASNPEGTQTGKSPAEPWNAASQGHPQAYQGPDIYPYPYLIDYTGAEYDEWDDEWDDKSTGGYPESESGEGGAMQRGGAHAPSMKISLNKFPGFSKSGPELYLLCKQLTKGKEKLTIYMGEVGPVWSYPETQLDCVVADPKKGSKLYGLKSYIEYQITPNTTNRPVNHRYKHFDWLYERLLDKFGSAIPIPSLPDKQVTGRFEEEFIKMRMERLQGWMTRMCRHPIVSCSDVFQIFLSYKDEKDWKTGKRKAEKDETVGVMIFTTIEPEAPDLDPVEVEQKCEQFSRFTKAMDDGVKEILTVGNEHWKRCTGPLPKEYQRIGKAFQNLSSVFNSSGYQGESTLTDAMTAAGKTYEEIAQMVAEQPKKDLHFVMETNNEYKGLLGCFPDTIGVHKAAIEKVKEGDKLVAAGKIAPQDKVTMAKRVSTMSYALQAEMNHFHSNRIYDYNRVMQLYLEEQVKFYETIAAKLRQAHSQFTTM; this comes from the exons ATGGCGCTGAAG GCACAAGCTTTATATGACTTCCTCGCCGAGGCTGGAAACAACGAGTTGTCAGTGAAAGAAGGCGAGACCCTTACGATCACCAATCGG AGTATCGGAGGCGGCTGGATTGAAGCACAGAACTCCAGAGGGGAGGTTGGACTGGTGCCAGAAGACTACATCGAG TTTGGAAAGCCGTTGCCGTCGTTCCCGGGAGCTGCAGCCCCTCCTCCAAGTTTAGGAAATGTTGCCACTCAAGACTTGTCCATCTTTGATTCCTTAGCTCCTGCAGCATCTGCACCGGCACAATACCAG GCTAGCAACGGTAATGACCCCTGGTCCGTGTGGAACTCGGACCCCTCAGGGGGCTCCAACAATAACTGGGCGTCCAATCCGGAGGGAACCCAGACTGGGAAGAGTCCGGCTGAACCTTGGAACGCCGCGTCCCAGGGCCACCCTCAGGCTTACCAGGGTCCAG ACATCTACCCGTATCCGTACCTTATCGATTACACAG GCGCCGAGTATGACGAGTGGGATGACGAGTGGGACGACAAGTCCACCGGAGGTTACCCCGAGTCAGAGTCCGGAGAGGGCGGCGCGATGCAGAGGGGAGGAGCTCATGCGCCTTCAATGAAAATCTCCCTCAACAA GTTCCCCGGGTTCTCCAAGTCTGGTCCAGAGCTCTACCTCTTATGCAAGCAGCTCACTAAGGGCAAAGAGAAGCTAACCATCTAT ATGGGAGAAGTTGGTCCGGTGTGGTCTTACCCAGAAACTCAGCTCGACTGCGTGGTGGCTGATCCCAAGAAAGGCTCAAAGCTGTACGGCCTCAAGAGCTACATCGAGTACCAAATCACACCCAAT ACCACCAACCGACCGGTCAACCACAGATACAAGCACTTTGATTGGCTGTATGAGAGGCTTCTTGACAAGTTTGGCTCAGCCATCCCCATCCCGTCTTTACCAGACAAGCAGGTGACCG GGCGATTTGAGGAGGAGTTCATTAAGATGCGTATGGAGCGGTTGCAGGGCTGGATGACCAGGATGTGCAGACACCCCATCGTTTCCTGCAGCGATGTATTCCAGATCTTCCTCAGCTACAAGGATGAGAAG GACTGGAAGACGGGGAAGAGAAAAGCAGAGAAGGACGAGACAGTGGGAGTGATGATCTTCACCACGATAGAGCCTGAAGCTCCGGACCTGGATCCTGTGGAAGT GGAGCAGAAGTGTGAGCAGTTCAGCAGGTTCACCAAAGCCATGGACGACGGGGTGAAGGAAATCCTCACCGTGGGCAACGAGCACTGGAAGAGATGCACAGGCC CGCTGCCGAAGGAGTACCAGCGGATCGGCAAAGCCTTCCAAAACCTCTCCTCCGTCTTCAACAGCAGCGGATACCAAG GCGAGTCAACCCTGACGGATGCCATGACGGCAGCAGGCAAGACGTATGAGGAAATAGCTCAGATGGTGGCCGAGCAG CCCAAGAAAGACCTCCACTTTGTCATGGAGACCAACAATGAATATAAGGGGCTTCTCGGATGCTTCCCTGACACCATCGGAGTCCATAAG GCGGCCATAGAGAAGGTGAAGGAGGGAGACAAGCTTGTGGCTGCCGGTAAAATCGCCCCCCAGGACAAAGTGACGATGGCTAAGCGAGTGAGCACAATGTCGTACGCGTTACAAG CTGAGATGAACCACTTCCATAGCAACCGTATCTACGACTACAACAGGGTCATGCAGTTGTACTTGGAGGAGCAGGTCAAATTTTACGAGACG ATTGCTGCAAAGCTGCGACAAGCACACAGTCAGTTCACTACTATGTGA
- the snx9b gene encoding sorting nexin-9b isoform X1 → MALKAQALYDFLAEAGNNELSVKEGETLTITNRSIGGGWIEAQNSRGEVGLVPEDYIEFGKPLPSFPGAAAPPPSLGNVATQDLSIFDSLAPAASAPAQYQVDAGGLSPQPGTPDTPVSPYLSSPDEASNGNDPWSVWNSDPSGGSNNNWASNPEGTQTGKSPAEPWNAASQGHPQAYQGPDIYPYPYLIDYTGAEYDEWDDEWDDKSTGGYPESESGEGGAMQRGGAHAPSMKISLNKFPGFSKSGPELYLLCKQLTKGKEKLTIYMGEVGPVWSYPETQLDCVVADPKKGSKLYGLKSYIEYQITPNTTNRPVNHRYKHFDWLYERLLDKFGSAIPIPSLPDKQVTGRFEEEFIKMRMERLQGWMTRMCRHPIVSCSDVFQIFLSYKDEKDWKTGKRKAEKDETVGVMIFTTIEPEAPDLDPVEVEQKCEQFSRFTKAMDDGVKEILTVGNEHWKRCTGPLPKEYQRIGKAFQNLSSVFNSSGYQGESTLTDAMTAAGKTYEEIAQMVAEQPKKDLHFVMETNNEYKGLLGCFPDTIGVHKAAIEKVKEGDKLVAAGKIAPQDKVTMAKRVSTMSYALQAEMNHFHSNRIYDYNRVMQLYLEEQVKFYETIAAKLRQAHSQFTTM, encoded by the exons ATGGCGCTGAAG GCACAAGCTTTATATGACTTCCTCGCCGAGGCTGGAAACAACGAGTTGTCAGTGAAAGAAGGCGAGACCCTTACGATCACCAATCGG AGTATCGGAGGCGGCTGGATTGAAGCACAGAACTCCAGAGGGGAGGTTGGACTGGTGCCAGAAGACTACATCGAG TTTGGAAAGCCGTTGCCGTCGTTCCCGGGAGCTGCAGCCCCTCCTCCAAGTTTAGGAAATGTTGCCACTCAAGACTTGTCCATCTTTGATTCCTTAGCTCCTGCAGCATCTGCACCGGCACAATACCAG GTGGATGCTGGGGGCTTAAGTCCCCAGCCAGGCACCCCCGACACCCCAGTTTCCCCCTACCTTTCGTCCCCCGATGAG GCTAGCAACGGTAATGACCCCTGGTCCGTGTGGAACTCGGACCCCTCAGGGGGCTCCAACAATAACTGGGCGTCCAATCCGGAGGGAACCCAGACTGGGAAGAGTCCGGCTGAACCTTGGAACGCCGCGTCCCAGGGCCACCCTCAGGCTTACCAGGGTCCAG ACATCTACCCGTATCCGTACCTTATCGATTACACAG GCGCCGAGTATGACGAGTGGGATGACGAGTGGGACGACAAGTCCACCGGAGGTTACCCCGAGTCAGAGTCCGGAGAGGGCGGCGCGATGCAGAGGGGAGGAGCTCATGCGCCTTCAATGAAAATCTCCCTCAACAA GTTCCCCGGGTTCTCCAAGTCTGGTCCAGAGCTCTACCTCTTATGCAAGCAGCTCACTAAGGGCAAAGAGAAGCTAACCATCTAT ATGGGAGAAGTTGGTCCGGTGTGGTCTTACCCAGAAACTCAGCTCGACTGCGTGGTGGCTGATCCCAAGAAAGGCTCAAAGCTGTACGGCCTCAAGAGCTACATCGAGTACCAAATCACACCCAAT ACCACCAACCGACCGGTCAACCACAGATACAAGCACTTTGATTGGCTGTATGAGAGGCTTCTTGACAAGTTTGGCTCAGCCATCCCCATCCCGTCTTTACCAGACAAGCAGGTGACCG GGCGATTTGAGGAGGAGTTCATTAAGATGCGTATGGAGCGGTTGCAGGGCTGGATGACCAGGATGTGCAGACACCCCATCGTTTCCTGCAGCGATGTATTCCAGATCTTCCTCAGCTACAAGGATGAGAAG GACTGGAAGACGGGGAAGAGAAAAGCAGAGAAGGACGAGACAGTGGGAGTGATGATCTTCACCACGATAGAGCCTGAAGCTCCGGACCTGGATCCTGTGGAAGT GGAGCAGAAGTGTGAGCAGTTCAGCAGGTTCACCAAAGCCATGGACGACGGGGTGAAGGAAATCCTCACCGTGGGCAACGAGCACTGGAAGAGATGCACAGGCC CGCTGCCGAAGGAGTACCAGCGGATCGGCAAAGCCTTCCAAAACCTCTCCTCCGTCTTCAACAGCAGCGGATACCAAG GCGAGTCAACCCTGACGGATGCCATGACGGCAGCAGGCAAGACGTATGAGGAAATAGCTCAGATGGTGGCCGAGCAG CCCAAGAAAGACCTCCACTTTGTCATGGAGACCAACAATGAATATAAGGGGCTTCTCGGATGCTTCCCTGACACCATCGGAGTCCATAAG GCGGCCATAGAGAAGGTGAAGGAGGGAGACAAGCTTGTGGCTGCCGGTAAAATCGCCCCCCAGGACAAAGTGACGATGGCTAAGCGAGTGAGCACAATGTCGTACGCGTTACAAG CTGAGATGAACCACTTCCATAGCAACCGTATCTACGACTACAACAGGGTCATGCAGTTGTACTTGGAGGAGCAGGTCAAATTTTACGAGACG ATTGCTGCAAAGCTGCGACAAGCACACAGTCAGTTCACTACTATGTGA